In Maniola jurtina chromosome 2, ilManJurt1.1, whole genome shotgun sequence, the following proteins share a genomic window:
- the LOC123875050 gene encoding uncharacterized protein LOC123875050, with product MRSVFLISAIVLHISWCYAFPGYGPYQQWIPPFFPDGGIPDFVDRFKEIFPHDVKVTGLSDHESKPGVPGNHGSSYTVTSHFTTIGSDGKLHGEGETIVNNNGKITKYKY from the exons ATGAGGAGTGTATTTTTGATCAGTGCTATTGTACTGCATATTTCCTGGTGTTATG CCTTTCCAGGCTATGGCCCATATCAACAATG gattcccCCTTTTTTCCCTGATGGTGGCATTCCAGATTTCGTAGATAGATTTAAAGAG atATTCCCACACGACGTTAAGGTTACTGGACTCAGCGATCACGAAAGTAAACCTGGTGTACCTGGGAACCATGGATCCTCTTACACTGTCACGTCACACTTCACCACAATAGGTAGTGACGGGAAACTGCACGGGGAGGGTGAAACTATTGTTAACAATAATGGAAAAATTACCAAGTACAAGTACTGA